A single Acaryochloris thomasi RCC1774 DNA region contains:
- a CDS encoding DoxX family protein, with protein MNDYRTDLRLNSKDIAIAYFLLRLLMGVNFLNHGLTRIGNIPGFVDSMVQAMEASYFPEPLVRINAFLVPIIELIVGVLMIVGWRTRTALTVTSALMVILMLGVTSVQNWDAAGSQLVYGLILFILLACSSFNTVSVDHWLKTKSLSSKPEKSV; from the coding sequence ATGAATGATTACAGAACTGACCTGCGTTTGAATTCAAAGGATATTGCGATCGCATACTTCCTGCTTCGTCTTTTAATGGGCGTCAACTTCCTCAACCACGGCCTTACCCGGATTGGCAACATTCCTGGTTTTGTAGACAGTATGGTGCAGGCCATGGAAGCGTCCTATTTTCCGGAACCCTTGGTGCGTATCAATGCCTTTTTGGTCCCGATCATTGAGCTAATTGTGGGAGTGCTGATGATTGTGGGCTGGCGAACTCGCACGGCGCTAACGGTGACTTCAGCCTTGATGGTGATTTTGATGCTCGGGGTCACATCTGTACAGAATTGGGATGCTGCGGGCAGTCAGTTGGTCTATGGTTTGATCCTGTTTATTCTGCTGGCCTGCAGCAGCTTCAACACAGTGTCTGTAGATCACTGGCTGAAAACCAAATCTTTAAGTTCTAAGCCTGAGAAATCAGTCTAG